The proteins below are encoded in one region of Juglans microcarpa x Juglans regia isolate MS1-56 chromosome 4D, Jm3101_v1.0, whole genome shotgun sequence:
- the LOC121260160 gene encoding uncharacterized protein LOC121260160 has product MIGRLVKNLNKPPSEFVKANWDAALNLRTKRMGIGIIVRDEGGEVLVIVCVQKKYVSQVALAESYTLWKAIEICNDLDIRNVILEGDALTIVNVVNRDDEDLSWFGHIIEDIKFYPDRRKDWKVVYTPRESNIAAYMLAK; this is encoded by the coding sequence ATGATTGGGAGACTGGTAAAGAATTTGAATAAACCACCTAGTGAATTTGTGAAAGCAAATTGGGATGCAGCCTTAAATCTAAGAACCAAGAGGATGGGGATTGGAATCATAGTCAGAGATGAAGGTGGGGAGGTATTAGTCATTGTATGTGTCCAAAAGAAGTATGTTTCTCAAGTTGCACTGGCAGAAAGTTATACTTTATGGAAGGCAATAGAGATATGCAATGATTTAGACATAAGGAATGTAATTTTAGAAGGAGATGCCTTAACAATTGTTAATGTTGTAAATAGAGATGATGAAGATTTGTCCTGGTTTGGGCACATTATAGAAGATATCAAGTTTTATCCAGATAGGAGAAAGGATTGGAAGGTGGTTTATACTCCTAGAGAGAGTAATATAGCGGCATATATGTTAGCAAAGTAA